From Triticum urartu cultivar G1812 chromosome 2, Tu2.1, whole genome shotgun sequence, a single genomic window includes:
- the LOC125539002 gene encoding putative F-box/LRR-repeat protein At5g02700 isoform X1: MAKRRRSSKDKPNGAMVKRKRPGSQLGDLPMDILCHIISLLLLKEAVRTGILSKHWRYVWCSRTNLEFSFRSVMRRSYKGGPFILHPIQEVIKRIDAVLKQHSGVGVEKMEVDFSLNDEHANHIDRWLNFAITAKTKQLILNFTSVHPTMEPYKFPFQLFDATKSSIFQSLTLGSVSLNKPANFKAFLNLKKLMLIYVNITDEELQLLLSNCKVLEFLGVARCRMLTTIKTPQLSDHFKHLCVFHCPLVQEINLNYGLTTLEYKYEGPSIPIAPPVTLTNLSIESSDVCSALAYISTELPSTVRRLEMLSLKCEELEV; the protein is encoded by the exons ATGGCAAAGCGAAGAAGAAGTTCAAAGGATAAACCGAATGGAGCAATGGTCAAAAGAAAGAGACCGGGTTCTCAGTTGGGCGACTTACCCATG GATATATTGTGCCACATCATATCATTGTTACTGTTAAAAGAGGCTGTGAGGACAGGCATTTTATCCAAACACTGGAGATATGTTTGGTGTAGCCGAACAAACTTGGAGTTTTCTTTTAGATCAGTGATGCGAAGGAGTTATAAAGGAGGACCTTTTATTCTCCATCCTATACAAGAGGTTATTAAGAGAATTGATGCAGTCTTAAAACAACACTCTGGAGTAGGGGTCGAGAAAATGGAAGTTGATTTTTCGCTAAATGATGAACATGCTAATCACATTGATAGATGGCTCAACTTTGCTATTACAGCAAAGACAAAGCAGCTAATTCTTAATTTTACATCTGTGCATCCTACAATGGAACCGTACAAGTTCCCTTTTCAGCTTTTCGATGCCACCAAGAGTTCCATCTTCCAGTCGTTGACACTTGGTTCTGTTTCTCTAAATAAGCCTGCAAACTTCAAAGCTTTTTTAAACCTTAAAAAGCTTATGTTAATCTATGTAAATATTACTGATGAAGAACTTCAACTTCTGCTGTCCAACTGCAAAGTTTTGGAGTTTCTTGGAGTTGCTCGTTGTCGAATGCTCACAACCATTAAGACACCTCAACTTTCAGACCACTTTAAGCATTTGTGTGTCTTTCACTGCCCCTTGGTTCAAGAGATAAATTTGAATTATGGCTTGACAACACTTGAATATAAATATGAAGGTCCATCAATACCGATAGCACCTCCTGTAACTTTGACAAACTTAAGCATAGAGTCATCAGATGTTTGCTCAGCTCTTGCATATATCTCCACTGAATTGCCCAGTACGGTGCGTCGACTGGAGATGCTGTCTCTAAAATGTGAAGAACTTGAGGTTTGA
- the LOC125533719 gene encoding BTB/POZ and MATH domain-containing protein 1-like, translating to MAASQKPTETLCTPTTAETMLVFDIAGYSLHKGIGAGKFIQSNPVSVGGYEWCIRYYPDGDASKESEDHVSVYLELLTKGAKARVIYDLRLVNHEIDLTTGRCCPKSPTEFDSLDASILGRNKQLKKKRSELEKSPFLRDDRLMIECALTVIKEPLVEETVKIRVPPSDLADNLGKWLETKEETDVTFNVRGETFHAHKILLAMRSPVFKAQLYGPMGDRTARNITVEDMQPDVFKDLLDFIYCDKLPSLDNPDKENDEMVKHLLVAADRYAMERMKMICEAVLCKSLTVETVASTLALADQYHCSGLKDACIEFAISCNRMGGVVASQGYVHLKRSCPAVLGDILERVTKSPKV from the coding sequence ATGGCAGCATCCCAGAAGCCAACAGAAACGTTGTGTACCccgacgacggcggagaccatGCTCGTGTTCGATATCGCCGGGTACAGCCTGCACAAGGGCATCGGCGCCGGCAAATTCATCCAGTCCAACCCCGTCTCTGTTGGCGGCTACGAGTGGTGCATACGCTACTACCCTGACGGAGACGCAAGCAAGGAGAGCGAGGACCACGTGTCGGTCTACCTGGAGCTCCTGACCAAGGGCGCCAAGGCAAGGGTGATCTACGACCTGAGGCTGGTCAACCATGAAATCGATCTGACCACGGGGAGGTGCTGCCCGAAATCGCCGACAGAGTTCGACTCCCTCGACGCATCCatccttgggagaaacaagcagcTCAAGAAGAAGAGAAGCGAACTAGAGAAGTCTCCATTCCTGCGGGATGACCGCCTCATGATCGAGTGTGCCCTCACTGTGATCAAGGAACCACTTGTGGAGGAGACCGTTAAAATCCGGGTGCCACCCTCAGACTTGGCAGATAATCTTGGAAAATGGCTAGAGACGAAGGAGGAAACAGATGTGACATTCAATGTTAGAGGGGAGACCTTCCATGCGCATAAGATCTTGCTTGCGATGCGGTCACCGGTCTTCAAGGCCCAGCTCTATGGACCGATGGGAGACAGGACGGCGCGGAACATAACCGTGGAAGATATGCAGCCTGATGTTTTCAAGGACTTGCTTGACTTCATCTACTGTGATAAGTTGCCTTCCCTGGACAACCCCGATAAGGAGAATGACGAGATGGTTAAGCATTTACTGGTGGCTGCAGATCGCTATGCCATGGAAAGGATGAAGATGATATGTGAAGCCGTTCTCTGCAAAAGTCTTACTGTCGAGACTGTCGCGTCCACGTTAGCTCTGGCTGATCAGTATCATTGCAGCGGGCTCAAAGATGCTTGCATTGAATTTGCCATCTCTTGTAATAGAATGGGTGGTGTGGTTGCAAGCCAAGGGTATGTGCACTTGAAAAGATCATGCCCTGCTGTCTTAGGAGATATCCTGGAGAGAGTAACGAAGTCTCCCAAAGTTTAG
- the LOC125539002 gene encoding uncharacterized protein LOC125539002 isoform X2 gives MAKRRRSSKDKPNGAMVKRKRPGSQLGDLPMDILCHIISLLLLKEAVRTGILSKHWRYVWCSRTNLEFSFRSVMRRSYKGGPFILHPIQERAILPEKPLKFIHLRHLRLEITFLSLTKRKSDVLDFASLLEAAPLMEKLEFHMWMDCECVRYRKLDGKLRSLPPKPHYHLKLVDITEFYGEKDQLELALYILRNSVALEAMTIDPKPTVAAEQCRLTWKKDGFSYVDGYRVAKKYLLRADHRGVVDVVKAGRKDIEALRNAPYKMPQEAT, from the exons ATGGCAAAGCGAAGAAGAAGTTCAAAGGATAAACCGAATGGAGCAATGGTCAAAAGAAAGAGACCGGGTTCTCAGTTGGGCGACTTACCCATG GATATATTGTGCCACATCATATCATTGTTACTGTTAAAAGAGGCTGTGAGGACAGGCATTTTATCCAAACACTGGAGATATGTTTGGTGTAGCCGAACAAACTTGGAGTTTTCTTTTAGATCAGTGATGCGAAGGAGTTATAAAGGAGGACCTTTTATTCTCCATCCTATACAAGAG AGAGCTATTTTACCGGAGAAACCTCTCAAATTTATCCATCTAAGGCACCTGAGATTGGAAATAACCTTTTTATCCCTGACGAAAAGGAAGTCCGATGTCCTTGATTTTGCCTCCCTCTTGGAGGCTGCTCCTTTAATGGAAAAGCTGGAGTTTCAT ATGTGGATGGACTGTGAATGTGTACGATACCGCAAGCTTGATGGCAAGCTAAGGAGCCTACCTCCAAAGCCACACTACCATCTCAAGTTGGTGGACATTACGGAGTTTTATGGTGAGAAAGATCAGCTGGAGTTGGCACTTTATATCCTCAGGAATTCTGTCGCGCTTGAGGCAATGACAATAGATCCAAAGCCAACGGTAGCTGCAGAGCAGTGTCGTCTGACATGGAAAAAAGACGGGTTTTCTTACGTGGATGGCTACAGAGTTGCGAAGAAATACCTTCTCAGGGCAGACCACCGCGGCGTTGTCGACGTTGTAAAAGCCGGGCGTAAGGATATCGAAGCTCTGAGGAACGCTCCGTATAAGATGCCTCAAGAAGCTACATAA